The genomic window GCGACCGGTCACCAGCGCGGCGCCGGCGCTCGAGACGAGCATCGTGTCGAGCGCGTCGTTCAGCGTGGCTCCGCTGCCGATGACGGGCAGCTGCGGGTCCGTCCCGCCCGGCACGACGTCGAGCCGCGCGAGCTGCCGAAGGGACGGCCACCGGACGGGGCGGCCGCGGTCGTCGACGACGACGGCGTGCTCGTGCCCGGCGGCCTCGACGCGGGCGGCCACCTCGCGACCGGACTCGCCGGCCTCGGCGACGACCGCCTCCGCCAGGTCGACGTCGCGCACCCGGGTGAGCGTCAGCTGCTTGAGCCCCGCGCCGGAGCCGATGAAGTTCTCGACGAACTCGTTCGCCGGCTCGGCGAGGATGCGCTCCGGGGTGTCGTACTGCACGATGTGCGCGCCCTCGGAGAAGACCACGATCCAGTCGCCGAGCTTGACGGCCTCGTCGAAGTCGTGGGTGACGATGACGATCGTCTTCTGCAGCTCCTGCTGGATGTTGATCAGCTCGTCCTGCAGCCGCTGGCGCGTGATCGGGTCGACGGCACCGAAGGGCTCGTCCATCAGCAGGACCGGCGGGTCGGCCGCGAGGGCCCTGGCGACGCCGACGCGCTGCTGCTGCCCGCCCGACAGCTCGCGCGGGAACCGGTCGCGGTACGTGTCGGGGTCGAGCGAGACGAGCTCGAGCAGCTCGTCGACGCGGGCGGTGATGCGCTCCTTGGACCAGCCGAGCATCTTCGGGACGATCGCGATGTTGGCCGCCACCGTCATGTGCGGGAACAGCCCGCCGGCCTGGATCACGTAGCCGATGCGGCGCCGCAGCTCGTCGCCGTCGATGTCGGTGACGTCGTCGTCGCCGAGCACCACCCGGCCCTCGCTCGGCTCGATCAGCCGGTTGATCATCTTGAGCGTGGTGGTCTTGCCGCAGCCGGAGGGGCCGACGAGCATGACGATCTTGCCGGCCGGGATCTCGAGGGTGATGCCGTCGACGGCGGGCGCGGACTGGCCCGGGTAGCGCTTCGTCACCTGGTCGAGCAGGATGCTGCGGCCCGACACCTCCGGCGAGGCGGAGGGCGACGAGGAGGCGGTGGGGGAGTCAGTTCTGGACACGGATGCCTCTCGAGATGGTCAGGCGGCCGAGGCCGACGAGCAGGAGGTCGAGCACGAGGGCGAGGACGACGACGCCGACCACCCCGGTGACCACGGAGGCGAGCGCGTTCGCGCCGCCGGCTCGGGACAGGCCCGAGAAGATGAAGCCGCCGAGGCCGGGCCCCAGCGAGTAGGCGGCGACGGCGGCGATGCCCATCACCATCTGCGCGCTGACGCGCACGCCCGTGAGGATGACCGGCCAGGCCAGCGGCAGCTGCACCTGCACGAGGGTGCGGAGGCTCCCCATGCCGATGCCCCGTGCGGACTCGACCAGGGCAGGGTCGACCTGCGTCAGCCCGACGACGGCGTTCCGCAGCACGGGCAGGGTCGCGAAGAAGGTGACGACGACGACTGCCGGCAGCACCCCGAAGCCGAGCGGCACGATGAGGAGGCCGACGACGGCGAAGGAGGGCAGCGTGAGACCGATGGCCGAGACGCCGTTCGCCACGGCGGTGAGGCCGGGCACGCGGTACACGAGCGCGGCCACGACGACGGCGATCACGACCGCGAGCACGAGGCACTGCACCACCAACGAGAAGTGCTGCCAGGAGGCGAACCAGATCTGGTCCCACCGCCCCGTCACGTAGTCCCACGCCATCTGATCCCGCTTCCCCGTCACTCGTTCGTCGACCCGTCTGCACGAAAGCCCGGCCTGGACCGGGCGTTCGGCGTCCACCATAACGAGGACACGTCGGGTCCTGTCCAGGCGACGGGCGTCGTCGAGGGGGCCCTGGCACGCCGATCGTTACCTGGAGCCGGGCACGGAACGCCCGGTCAGGGGCGGGTCGGCGATCAGGGAGCAGCGGAGTGTAACGATCGTGAGCAGAACGCAGGAGGCGCGGCGCAGGACCTGCCTGCACCGCGCCTCCTGCGGTCGTCGCCTCGCGCGGCACCTAGACGGACTGCACCCGCGCGGACGCCTTGTGGCGGGCTCCGTGGTGTTCGTCCGGCAGCCGGTCGCCGCGGCCGAAGAGCTTCTGGCGGAGGGTGCCGGGCTCGTACTCGGTCGGGTAGACGCCGCGGGCCTGCAGCACCGGGACGACGTGCTCGACGATGTCCTCGAAGGTGCCGGGGGTGATGGCGTAGGCGAGGTTGAAGCCGTCGACGTCGGTCTCGGCGACCCACTCCTGCAGCTGGTCGGCGATCTGCTCGCCCGACCCGACGATGCGGGGTCCGAGGCCGCCGATGCCGGCCGCCTCGGCGATGTCGCGGATGGTCCACTCCTTGCCGCTGTCGCCCTCCTGCGCCTGGAAGTTGGCCAGCGCCGACTGGATCGCGTTGCTCTCCACGTCGCCCACCGGGTCGTCGAGCGAGTACGTCGAGAGGTCGACGCCCATCCAGCCCGACATGAGGGTCAGCGCGCCCTCGTGCGACGCGTACCGCTGGTACTCCGCGTGCTTCGCCTCGGCCGCCTCGGGCGTCGCGTCGGTGATGATCGTCAGCAGCGTGTAGATGCGGGCGGAGTACCGGTCGCGGCCCGCCTCCTCGAGGGCGTCGCGCAGCTTCGTGACGGTCGCGGCCAGGCGCTCCTTGGTGGGGGCGGCGACGAAGATCGACTCGGCGTTGCCGGCGGCGAAGCGGATGCCGCGGGGCGACGCGCCCGCCTGGTAGATCACGGGCGTCCGCTGCGGGCTCGGCTCGGAGACGTGGATGCCGGGGACCTTGTACCAGGTGCCCTCGTGCCCGATCTCGTGCACCTTCGTCGGGTCGGTGAAGACGCCCGTCTCACGGTCGCGGACGACGGCGTCGTCCTCCCACGAGCCCTCCCACAGCTTGTAGAGGACCTCGAGGTACTCGTCGGCCTGGTCGTAGCGGTCGTCGTGGTCAAGCTGGTCGTCGGCGCCCATGTTGCGGGCGGCGCTCGGCAGGTAGCCGGTGACGACGTTCCAGCCCACGCGGCCGTCGGTGAGGTGGTCGAGCGTCGACATCCGACGGGCGAACGGGACGGGGTGCTCGTAGGCGGTTCCCGCCGTGATGCCGAAGCCGAGGTGCTCGGTCGCCGCCGCCATGGCGGAGACGAGCAGGATCGGGTCGCCGACCGGCGTCTGCGTGCCGTTGCGGAGCGCCGCGTCGTGGTTGCCGCCGTACACGTCGTAGGTGCCGAGCACGTCGGCGATGAAGAGGCCGTCGAAGCGACCGGCCTCGAGGAGGCGCGCGAGGGAGGTCCAGTAGCTCAGCTTCGTGTAGTCGGGGGAGCGGTCGTCGGGGTGCCGCCACAGACCGGGGGACTGGTGCCCCACGCAGTTCATGTCGAAGGCGTTGAACCGGATGCGTCGAGTCATCCGGCCATCGTCGTCGCCCACCTTCGCGGGCGCCACGGGCCTGCAACACGGCGTCACACGCGACGCCTAGTCTTGGTCGGTGACCCGCCCTGCCCCGACCCGCCGAGACTCGCCCCGCCCTCCTCGTGCACGGCTCGGACGGGACGTCGTCGTGCTGGGCGTCATCGCCTTCTTCGTCATGGTCGGCTTCGGCGTCGTCGTGCCCGTGCTGCCCGTCTACGCGGCGAGCTTCGGCGTCGGCTACGTCGCCGTGGGCGCTGTCCTCTCGGCGTTCGCCCTGATGCGTCTCGTCGCGAGCCCGTTCGTGGGCCGGATGATCGACGTCGCGGGCGAGCGCGTCGTGCTCTCGGTCGGCATCGGCATCGTGGCGGTGTCGAGCGGCCTCGCGGGCCTCGCCCACGACTACGTCCAGCTGCTGCTGCTGCGCGGGGTCGGCGGCATCGGCTCGGCGATGTTCACGATCTCGGCGATGACCCTGCTGCTGGCGTCGACGACGCCCGACCGCCGCGCCAGGTCGATCGGCTTCTACCAGGGCGGGTTCCTGGTCGGCGGCATGGCCGGGCCGGCGCTCGGCGGCCTCCTCGCGACCGTCTCCCTGACGGCGCCGTTCTTCTTCTACGCCGCCACCCTTGCTGTCGCGGGCATCGTCGGCATCCTGCTGCTCAGCCCGCCGCGCCGAGGCGACGGGGCGGCCGCCGCCGCGGCCGCCGAGCCCGCGCGCCCTCTCGCCGACGTGCTGCGCGACGTGCGGTTCCGAACGGCGTGCGTGGCGAGCTTCGCGCAGGGCTGGTCGTCCCTCGGCGTCCGGAGCGCGCTCGTCCCGGTGCTGGTCGTGGAGGTGCTGCTCCAGCCCACCTCCTGGACCGGCGTGCTCTTCGCCGTCGCCGCCGTGGCGCAGACGCTCGCGCTCGCCCCGGCGTCCCGCTTCGTCGACACCGTGGGGCGCCGGCCTGCCGTGATCGGCTCGTTCGCGGTCGCCGCGGTGTCGCTGGCCGCCGTCCCCTTCGCGCCCGGACTCGTGACCCTCGGCGCGTTGCTGGCCGTCTACGGAGTCGCGACCGCGTTCATGGGCACGGCCCCGGCCGCACTCGTCGGCGACGCGGCGGGTGCGCGGGGCGGTCGCCCCGTGGCGATCTTCTCGATGTGCTCGGACGTCGGGGCGATCGCGGGCCCCCTCGTCGCGGGGCTGCTCGTCGATGCGGCGTCGTTCGAGGTGGCCTTCGGCACGGCCGCGGCGCTGCTCGCGGTCAGCGCGATCGTCGCGGTGCGGCTGCCGCGCGGCGTCTCGGTGCCGCAGCCGTAGCGGGAGCTCGAGGTCGATCTGCCGGCTGGCGGTCGCAGCGTCGCGACTCCAGCCGGTGGCCCGGTGACCGGTGATCTCGGGTTCTCGGGTTCCCGGGTTCTCGGGTTCTCTGGTTCTCGGTGCACGGTCGTTCATCGGGACACTCCTCGCGACCCTATTTGGCCGACTGAGGTCAAGTGGCTCCTGGCCTGCGGATTCGCGTATGCCTGTCCCGCAAAAATGCCCGGTGATGGGGGTCTAAACGCTACAGTCGTCGCATGCTCATCGGCTATGCCCGCGTCTCGACCTCGGGACAAGATCTCGCAGCACAACGTGACGGTCTCGCAGCACTGGGTGTTGACGATCAACACGTGCATGTTGACCACGGGCTCTCGGGCACTACTCGAGCGCGACCCGGCCTCCGCGAGGCGCTGGCCGCGTGCCGTGCCGGTGACGTCTTAGTCGTCACGAAGCTTGACCGCCTCGCCCGATCCCTCCGCGACGCCACCGACATCGCGGACGAGCTCACGAAGAAGGGTGTCTCGCTGAACCTTGGGGGAGCGGTCTACGACCCCACCGACCCTGTTGGCCGGCTCCTGTTCAACGTCCTCGGCATGGTGGCCGAGTTCGAAGCCGACCTCATCCGTGCCCGGACCCGGGAGGGCATGGCGATCGCCAAGGCCGCCGGCAAGCTCCGCGGCCGCAAGCCCAAGCTCACCGCCTCGCAGGAGAAGCACCTGGTGCAGCTGCACCGCACCGGCGCCCACACCACCAGCGAGATTGCCGAGCTCTTCGGCGTCGCCCGCTCAACGGTTTATCGTGCGATCCAGCGAGGGGAGCAGGCATGAGGAACTTTTTCCAGCGAGGTAAGACCGCCCCGGCGCAGTCTGGGGCGCCAAGGCAGCCATTCGCTGGCGAGCCAGAAGCTTCCGCCACAGAGCCCTACGTCCGTGTCCGTGTGCGGCTCGAGCAGCACGACGGCTGGCCGCCTGCCGAGTCGGAGGGCCTGTGGGCGCAGGAGCGCCCGGGAGGGACCTATCTACTCGCGAATACCCCGTTCTTCGCCTTTGGCCTCTCTAATGGCGATTTAGTCCGTGCGGCGCCCGATGACGACGGCGTGATCTGGTTCACCCAACGAGTCCAGAGAGGCGGCAACCTTACGGTGCGGATCATCACCACCGACCCGGCGGACCTCAACCAGGACGTCGTGGCAGAGTTCGAGCCCCTAGGGGTGAGCGGTGAGAGCATGGAGCGTCCTCGTCTGCTGGCTCTCGATCTGCCACCAGGCTCGGATCTCACCAGCGCCAAGACGTTGCTCGCGGTCGGTGTCACCTCCGGCCGCTGGCACATCGAGGAATCTGACGTCAGCGAGGAGTGGGCCGCTCTCTGACGGGCCGCCGTTAGCGTCCGATGAAGGATGGTTCTTCGGTGACTCTGTGGGCGGGGCTAGCTTGAGCTCATGAGCATCGGAATCGGTGATCCCGTCGTGTTTCCCTCCGTGATCGGTTTGGAGTTCAAGGACGCGGAGAAGGTCGCCTACGCCGCTGGTGTTGTGATCGCGGACTTCGACCCGGACGCGCCCCCCATTGGCGCGACAGTGTGGCCTCACCCTTACATCGTCACGGCACAAGAGCCGGGGCCCGGAGTTGCGGGCCGGGCTTGGGACTCACTCCGCATTCGAGTCGAGCGCCTGACCATCTGATGAGGGGACGAGGTGCCCGATAGCCGATCCCTGACGGGGAACCTGGGCGAACCCAGGAACCCCGCCATCCACAGCGGGGTCTGGGCTGCCCTACGCAACGTAGACGTGTGTCGGCCCAGCACCTAGTGCCCGGTGAAGGATCGGGCACCGGACGCGTTATCGACTCAAGATCATCGAGAGTGCGAGCCCGTTCAGAGGGTGCTCGTGCCCCCAGCGGCCGCGCCATCGCTAGGGTCAGGACATGGACGAGGCCGACAGAGAACTCCTCCGCGAGGCCGAGGCTGAAGTGGCAGCGCTGCCCCACCGCAACCCCCTCACCGACCTGCCACCCCGCCCGGGCGGCGGCCCCGCTGCCGAGACCGCGCCGACCGGTCGGGCTCGCTTGCTCGCCCCGCTGACCCTCATCGTCTGCTTCGTCACGGCCTGTGCCGAGGGTTCGTGGCTGTGGTTCTCCGCCGCAGACTGGACCTCCTCGTTGTGGTTCGCCGTGCCGTTCCTCCTGGTTGCCTCGATCGTGCTTGCAATCGTCGCCGGAGCTCTGGGCGGCCGCGCTGGCCGGTGGGCAGGAGTCTGCGGTGGCATCGCCGTCGTACCGCCCGTGTGCTTCGTGGTGTCGCTACCCCTGGCGCTCTTCGCGTAGTTCAACCCGGCTAGGGCCGATCAGCTGCACGATGATGCCCGGGCGGCGTCTGTTTGACGGGGTGCGCTGTGGGCGTCGAAGGCGCCGACGCGGAAGGCCGGGGTACGGTCTCGCCATGGGGGAAGACGAATGCGAGCTGTAACTGCTGTGGTGGTGGTGGTGGTGGTGGTTGGGGCGTCACTGGCAGGATGCGCGGCGACTGTCCCTATGAGCTCAGCCGACGAGGCCAACGCAGTGGGGTGCGCGCAAGTCACAGTGCATCTTCCTGAGACCATCGCTGAGACCGAAGTGAAACGTGAAACAGACGCCCAGGCCACTGGTGCTTGGGGTGAGCCCGCATCTGTCCTGCTTCGCTGCGGGGTCACAGAGCCAGGTCCCACGGATCTGCCGTGCTACACGATCCAGGGAGTGGATTGGATCGTCGACTCCCCACCAGACGACCCTGACACCGCCATCCTGACCACCTATGGCCGCTCTCCAGCCGTTGAGGTCGTCTTCGACACAACGACGCTGACGGGCGCTAGCGTCATGGGAGACCTAGCCGATGCCGTCGGGTACCTTCCGGCCAACGGGCGCGCATGCACGAGCGCCGAAGACTTAACCTCCTGAGCCAGGCGTACGGATGCGAAATCGCGGCACGAGCCTTTCGTAGCCAGCCCTGACGTGAGCCGCCTCTGATGGCTTGGCGCCGTAGACCGACTCCCTGCGTCTAGAGCGGGCCAACCCCAACCCGAAGGGCCGGCAGCGACGTGGTGAGCAACAATGCCGCCGTTCCCAGGCTCACGACGGCTAGGGGCCGGCGTGTTTCGCGTCGGATGCAACTGGCGATCGCGAGGCCAAGGGAGGTGGCGGACATGATGCCGACAGGTACCCAGGCCGCGAGAAAGATCGGGTAGAGGAACAGCCAGCCTTCGTTGTCCCAGAGGACGACCGGGGCCCACATCGTGGCGTACAGGATGACGTAGGAGATGAGAGCCACAAGGGCCACGATGCCGGCTGCCACGGCAAAGGAACTGGCGGCCACGAGACGAGACGGGCCGGTACGCGGTTCATGGGTTTGGCCAGGCCGCTCCGGGGTGGTCGTCACGATCGAAAGCTAGCAGTCCCCGATGCGGCGTCAACCGCCGGTCGACACCTCAGCATCGATTACTGGCGCCCGATAGGGGATCGGCTGCCGGACAAGGGGCCTAGGTGAGGCTCGCCTTGATGTCGTGCTCGAGCCTGGTGAAGCGCTCTTGATAGACGGCGTAGTGCGCCCTGGTTGCGACCAGGTAGCTGCCCTCGTCGCTCGTCATCTTCAGGCGCACTGAGCTGCCCGCTCCTTCAGAAGCGATGGACCACGTGACGACCATGGGGATGCGCTTCTTTCCCGCCTGAAGCAGCCCACCTAGAAGCCGGTAGGCAGTTCGAGATCCGAGGTTAACGCTGCCTTCGTGCGCCTGTACTACAGGCTTCTGCGCCACATCGCGAAGCAGCTCAACTAGCCGTCTGGCGGCCATGTCCGGGGGGAGACCCGTTGAAATGTCGGCGGTGTGCTGGGCGGGCTGGATCGGCATGCCTATTTGTAGCGCACAAGACGAGCCTGGGTAGGAAGTGCCCGATAGACGATCGCTCAGTGGTCCATTGGCCTTCGCGACGTCCCGTTGACGTCGTGGCCTTTGTTTTCAGGGTCTTCGCCTTTCGCCGCGTCTTCCGTGGTGGTGATGCCCCGGTTCTAGCCGTGTTTCTTCCCCCGGTACGGAGCGCGATTCCAAGCGCTAGGCCAAGCGGTAGTCCTGCAAGAGGGATAGCCGCGCCATCCAGAGAAACCAGCAGGAAGATGCCGACCGTGACGCCAATGGCGCAGAGAAGATAAATCTGTTGGTTGCTTCGAGGCGGCACAGAGGCACAGAGGCCGAAGGCTGGATCGCTGCGTGTCCCGCCAGATGGACGCTCGGTTAACTGGAACCGGCATTTGCGAGATTCCTGGCGCGTGCCGCTCCACCCGAGCGCTTACTAATTCATTTGTGGCTCCCGAGATGCAACGCTTTGGACGTTGCCGGCCATGTCTTGTTCAAACGACTCATTTCCTGAACGGTGGCCCTTTCATGACGAACAGAAACCTCGACGACATGCTGAACAGGAGTCGCCCGGCTACTGCCGAGGCCGATCCAGATTTGCTGTTCCTCATCGCCCCGATGTCCGAGGCTGCGCGCGCAGAAGCCAAGAAGGTGCGGGTTAGGCCACGCGCGACGCCCGCGTTCCGGCGGCCAAGTCGCCCTCTGCTCGCCGTGGCGCTGGGAGCCTCGCTCCTCCTCGCAGGCGGCGCCCTCGTCGAGGGCATCCAGCCAAACTACGAGGCGCGCACCACGATCGTGCTTAGCCTGCCGGGGGACCCGTTCCTCGACGACGGCGACAGCGCGCCGGCGGAATGCTTGGCCACGCTCATCTTCGACGTCTCAGGAGGCGCGGCAGAACAGGACAAGGTGGAAGCGGCGGTCCAAGGACACGACTGGTCGGGGCTCGAGTCTCAAGCCGCCGCGCTCGTGCAGAGCGACCGTGGTGACCCCGACCTAAACAAGAATGTTGTGGCAACCCTCGATGCGGGCGTCCGCGCAACCCTCGACCCTCAGCTCGTCGGCTTCGCCCAATACGGCGGTGTGGGCCTGAGATGCGAGGTCGCCAAGTGAGCTTCGGTCGCGGGGGGAGCCCTGGACTGGGCGGCAGCACCAGTCGTCGCGAGACACCGACGAGACCGCCCGAATCCGTGGATACGCATATCACGTCCACGATCGACGCGTCGTCGCAGGATCTGCTCGGTTATTTCTTGCGCCGAGTGTCATCGCCGGAAGACGCCGCCGACCTCCTCGGTGAGACGTTGCTCGTCCTCTGGCGCCGCGCGGACGACCTGCCCGCCGAGCCGCTCGAGGCGCGCTTATGGATGTTCGGCATCGCGCGACGCGTTCTGTCCACATACCGACGCGCGGGTCTACGTCGCGTCGCCCTGGCTGACCGGCTTCGGCTGGAGCTTGAGGTGCGCACATCTGCGTCTGAGCGATCGACCGAAGGCGAGGAGCTGCATGCTTTGCTCCTCGAACTGGACCTACTCGATCAGGAGATCATCCGCCTGGTGCACTGGGAGGGTTTCTCCCTTGCCGAAGTCGCGACCATCTTGGCTAGGAGACCGGGCACGATTCGGAGTCGTTACGCGCGTGCGCGCACGTCTCTTCGTAAAGCCATCGACGATCAAAACGGTGGCCTCTGATTCCGACCCACAGATCATCCGACGAGGCGCGCCCTGAACGGCAAGTTCGGGTCGAATGCCCGATGCGGCGTCATCCATGTAGCGATTCTGGGGCACTGCCAGATGAGAACGCGACGATCCTTCGCCGCGACTCGCGGTAAAGAGCGGTGTCCGATAGCCGATCGCCTAGCGCGCTTGGAATTCTCACCGATCGGCCGATCGCGCGGGTTCAATCGTGGACTCGCGGTTTGCCTGGCACGGTCTCGTCGTCTCGGGCGCGTTTGTTTGGGAAAAGGCAGAAGACGGTAATCGATAGGAGAACCAGTAGCTCGAGAGCCTTCCAGACGGACCATCCGTGGTCAACGGTTGTCCGGTACGTCCCTACGAGGATGACGACGATGCAGACGGCTGCAAGTGCGCGTCGCTTGGGAACGGGCAGCTTGCGCACAAGCCGCTGCATCTGGCTCTCGGTCACGACGTCACTTCACCACTTGCGCGACTCTGCGGCAACCCTTGGCAAGTGCCCGTTAGGGGATCCTCTATCGGACTTCGCCAGCCCCTCCTTGACGCAGTGATAAGCGTCAGGTTGGACCGATCAGTCTTCTACGGTGTGGCCATGAGGAATAGACGCGTCGTGGCCTTGGCTCTGATCGCGGGCCTAATGCCCCTTGCCGCTTGTAGTCATCAAGGGGTCCTGACGCTCGATGCTGCAGAGGCGCAGATACCTAACTGCACGACCTTTGACGACGTGGCGGTTGAGACCCTGAACGAGAAAGCTTCCTGTGCCCCAGGAGGATCACGCCTTGTCTTCCCCGATGGTGTTGTTTTCGAATTACCCGACGAAATCGGCGCCGGGCTCGATCAGCCCGGCGGGGTCGTCGGGCCGGTGTACACATACGTAGGGGTGGGAATTTACGGCGTCTTCGCTACGCGCAAGTCCGACGACTGCAAGACCGTCGAGGAGTGGGGCACAGCAGAGGCGCGGGAACGCGTGTATGAAGCTTTCGGAGATGAGTACGGGTGCAAGGGACCCAATTCACTACCGTGACGGCCACCTCACCAGGCGCGCCCATGGCATATCTGCGGCGGGTCGCTCGGGATGGCGTCGGCCATGTCCGCCTCTTCTCGACAACGTGCCTGTACGCGACCGTTGGTTCATTCGTAAAGTTACGACATGGGCGTGGTTGGGGGGCGAGCTGGAAGTTCGCGAACTGCTGGCGCTGATCGCGCCCTCAGGGAGGCCTTGTTGTCCGGTGCGGTGCTGGGGGGCCTGGCCTTCTTGGGGATTGCAATGGTGAATGACGACCTGGCCGGTGAGAGTGCGTCCTTTTCTCTTGTGGGCGTCGTGCTCAGTGCTCTCGTGGGTTGCTTCATCGCTGGTGTTGCCGCGTGCACGGGGCTGGTCGTCATGCGCTTGGTGAGTCCGTACAAGCGGCAGGGACGAGTCGGGGTCTGCGCTGGGTCTCTTGCCGCTGGGCTCGCCGCGTGGTTGTTGACTCGAATTCTTATCGTGCCCGAGCTGCTGTTGCCCAACCTTCTTCCTGCGGTTGCCGGATGCGTCGGTTGCGGGATGGCCGCAATCATCCTGACTCGCTCAGGGCAGGCGGACTCGGTGAGCCTCTCAAAAGCTCGAGGAACCCGCATGATCCGCTGTGGACAGCCGACATGGACGTCCTGGCTGCACGTCAGTGTTCGGGAGATGATCCGTCAGACGACCGGCTAGCAAGCTGGCGGTGTCTCTCCTCGCGCCAACCGACGCAAGGTCAAGCCGGCCGTGACGCCGGCGCCTAATGCGGCCATCAGACCGATGACCACTCCGGAAAAGACTGCCTCGGTGAGGATGCCGACAGCCATGCCTGCTGAGATCCCGACAATTGCCGCTGCGGCCGCTGCGGCTAGCGCGTGGCTTCTCGACCTTCCCCAACGGGGACGCTGTCGCCACAGCGACGCACTGATGAGTCCGGCGACAGCCCCGAGGAGGGCGAAGGCCACGGCAGCAGGAACTGCATAGACAAGGGAAATCAAGATCCATTCGGCGATCCCGCCGCCGTCCAGTCCGCTCACGGCGCCCCATACGACCACCCAGAGGATGGGCAATATCAGCGCGCTTCCGGCGCCGACCAGGGCTCCCGTAGAGACCAAGACGCGTCCGTCCGACCGGTGTGCGCGCGTCGGACGCTTCAAAGCAACGCTCATGACGACTCCTCTTTCCCAGCAGGTTAGGGCCTGCCTACGGCACGAGTATCCCCAGAATCAGGTGCTTCAGCGCGTGCTGCTGGCCCCAGAGGTGTGTGCAGCATCAGAAACGAGCCCCCTCTGCGGGTGACCCGTGCCCGATCGGGGGCTCGCTGACCGCTACGCCCGGTCAGGAGGGCAAATCTTCGGCGCTCGTGCAAGCTCGTCCAGTCGTTGGGAGATATCCGACAGCATCAGCGAGGTCTCCCATGACGCTCGCTCCTGTCAGCTTCGTTGTACTGAAGATCACCTCCACGGCGGGGGAGCGGCCATAGGCGGTCGAGATGGCGCTCTCGGGGTCGTCCGTCGGTGAATCGACGATCCAGTCGACTCCCTTGATCGTGTAGCAGGGCAGATCCGTGGGACCTGGTTCTGTGGCACCGCAGCGAAGCAGGACGGACGTAGGTTCTCCCCAGGCGCCAGTGGCTTGGGCATCTGTCTCGCGACGCGTTTCGGTTTCACCCATGGAGTCAGGAAGATGCACGGTGACCTGCGCGCACTCCACCGAGTTGGCATCGGCGGCAGGGCTCATGGGGACCGCTGCTGCGCATCCTGCTAACGACACCCCGGCGATCGCTGCTGATCCCACAGCTACGAGCGGTCTTGCCCGGTTCCGCAACATCACTCAGGCGTCGCTGCCGCTGTCTTGACGAGTGCTCGCAGGATGGACGGATCGACTGCTCCGAGTACGCGAGCGCTGACACGCCCCTCGGGGTCGAGAACAAACGTCGCGGGGGTCGCATTGGGGGCCGTCTTGCCAGCGAACGCGAGCTGGACACTGCCGGTGTTCACGTCGATGGCGGTCGGGTAGGTGACGTCGAATTCTTGGGTGAATGCGTCGGCGGTGTCGGGTTGGTCCCTGACGTTGACGCCGAGGAATGTGGCGTCATCGGCCACCTGCTCGCTGACTGCTTGAAGATTTGTTGCTTCCATCCGGCACGGGACACACGTGGCGTACCAGAAGTTGATGACGGCGACTTTCCCCTGGTAGTCAGCCGCCGTGATCTTGCTGCCGTCACTCAGCTCGGAGTCGAACTCAATCGGTTCGTCCCGGTCCTCGGGCGCGATTTCGGTCACGAGCTGTTCGGCCGAGATGTATCCCTTGCCGTCGCCCCACTGCTGTTCGAGACCTTCAGCCGAGGTGCATCCCGTCACGGCTGCACTGGTGGCGAGCAGTAGGGCCGGAAGGGCTAAGAGTCGACGTGTTCGCACGCGTGAGAATAACTCGTCGAACCTGCAGACGAGCAGCG from Frigoribacterium sp. PvP032 includes these protein-coding regions:
- a CDS encoding DUF3515 family protein — protein: MRAVTAVVVVVVVVGASLAGCAATVPMSSADEANAVGCAQVTVHLPETIAETEVKRETDAQATGAWGEPASVLLRCGVTEPGPTDLPCYTIQGVDWIVDSPPDDPDTAILTTYGRSPAVEVVFDTTTLTGASVMGDLADAVGYLPANGRACTSAEDLTS
- a CDS encoding RNA polymerase sigma factor — translated: MDTHITSTIDASSQDLLGYFLRRVSSPEDAADLLGETLLVLWRRADDLPAEPLEARLWMFGIARRVLSTYRRAGLRRVALADRLRLELEVRTSASERSTEGEELHALLLELDLLDQEIIRLVHWEGFSLAEVATILARRPGTIRSRYARARTSLRKAIDDQNGGL
- a CDS encoding DUF3515 family protein, which encodes MLRNRARPLVAVGSAAIAGVSLAGCAAAVPMSPAADANSVECAQVTVHLPDSMGETETRRETDAQATGAWGEPTSVLLRCGATEPGPTDLPCYTIKGVDWIVDSPTDDPESAISTAYGRSPAVEVIFSTTKLTGASVMGDLADAVGYLPTTGRACTSAEDLPS
- a CDS encoding TlpA disulfide reductase family protein codes for the protein MSAAESTSAFRGPGTISIETLLVCRFDELFSRVRTRRLLALPALLLATSAAVTGCTSAEGLEQQWGDGKGYISAEQLVTEIAPEDRDEPIEFDSELSDGSKITAADYQGKVAVINFWYATCVPCRMEATNLQAVSEQVADDATFLGVNVRDQPDTADAFTQEFDVTYPTAIDVNTGSVQLAFAGKTAPNATPATFVLDPEGRVSARVLGAVDPSILRALVKTAAATPE